Within Prionailurus bengalensis isolate Pbe53 chromosome B2 unlocalized genomic scaffold, Fcat_Pben_1.1_paternal_pri B2_random_Un_scaffold_46, whole genome shotgun sequence, the genomic segment TTGTGCAGAGGAAGGCTCTGCTGGCATCCCTGGATTCTGGAAGGCCTCCTTGTGCTCTCCAGCTTCTCTCTCACAGGTGTGGGCTCTGTCCCTCAAGTGCACATCACAGGGCCAGAGGAGGACGGGGTCCGAGTGGTGTGCACGGCCTCGGGATGGTTCCCAAAGCCCCAGATACAGTGGAGAGCTGCTAATGGGGAAAAGTTCCTGACATTCTCTGAGACCCATGCCCAAGACACTGAAGGGCTgttcagcgtggagtctgctctGGTGGTGAGGGACAGCTCTTCAGGGAACATGACCTGCTCAGTCCTCAACCCCGTCCTGGACCAGAAGAAGGCGATGGCCATTTTCATCCCAGGTCAGCACTACTTCCCATTCCCAGCAGGGCCAGAGGGAGTGGCCTAGGGTTTCTGTGAGTGTTGGGCTGGGCTGCCCTGGTCTGTGCTGCTGATGGGGTCTCTGGCTGGCCACAGAGCCCTTCTTtcccccaggcctctccctggAAGCCAGCTTTCATAGTGAGCCTCGTGGTGCTGATGCTCTCACTCCTTGGGGCTGCCTATTACATCAAGACAGAACATACTGTAAAGAGGCAGGAGATGCAGGAATGGGAGAGACTGCACAGGGACAAGGAGGAGGCCCGGCGGACAAAGGAGGAGGCGTTGAAGGCCAGAGGTAAGGCAGCTCAGGAGCCAAGGCAGGCAAGTGTGGAAGGTGGTGCAGAGGACAAGCTGACAGCAAGGGGCTTGGCTGGAAGCAGGTGGCTGAACAGGTCCAGAGAGGACAGCTGGAGCTGTGGAGGGGGGTCTGGAGTTAGATCTTCTAGGATACAGAGAAGTCCTTTTATGGGTTTTCTAGGTGCAGTCTTTCCTTTCTTAAGGATGGGAGTTCATACTTATTTTTCACTCTCTTTCAGATGAACTCCAAGAAGATCTCGGTAAATTCTGTTCTTTCCCCAGCAGTTCCTGAGTCCCCTGTGTAGGAGACACTCTAGTTATTAGCTCACCAGTTTCCTGTGTTGTCTTTCAGGCAGGAGGAAATCCATTTACCTGGGTGGTGAGTGACTCTCCAGTTGTCTTTGGGTCTCCTGTCCTACCTAAGCTAAGGTGTCCCTTCTCCTTGTTTCAGGCACAGACATACGGACCCTTCCCTGGGGCAGATGTGGAAGCTGGTGGGGGGCAGGACCCTGCTCCATGGACTTTCCCTATCTGGGGTGCTGTTTCCCACCCAGTGCTTGGGAACCTGGGGTGATGGTGGTCCCTGGAGTCTGTCACGCATCTTGGGTTTATTCCAGTGCTGATCTTCCCACCATCTTGCCAACTTTTTAGCCTTCAGTGCAACTAGTTCTCATTCAAACTGGATGCTCTGAGATTTTGGTAAAGAAGCTATGTAAATAAATGGGGTCATTAAGTTTAGGAGTGTGTCCCCTCCATATAACACCACCCAGGGAGAGTCTTTTCTCTCCAGTGCCTGGAGGTGCTGGTCACAAAGTGATGGGTAGAGGACTGGGCAGACCATGGGTGGGAATGTGGTGGGGTCAGCTGTCAATGCTCCAGAACAGTGATGTGTTTTCTGAGAAAGTTTGGCCCCTTTTACCCCACATCTTACCTAACGTCCCTGTCCTTAATTCATGTCCCCTTTTGTGTTCTTTCCCAAATATCTCTTTGCTGGAAAACATTGGATGTAATAATGATTTCTGTTTATAATTatggaataatttatattttattccctaaaatattttcatagaagCAAAACTGAGTGgagatagaataaaaatatttgaggttTTTAAGGCACAGGATACTAAATGGCTTTGcaaaaggtcacacagctgcagCAGGCTGGGGTGGAACTCAGCCTGCAATTCAGGCTTTCTGACCTGTGATCCAGGGAATTTCCCCCAATACCCTGCTGTCTGCACATCGCAGGAGGATAtctcctctccagcctccctaCTCTGTTGGGAGTGTCACCTGTAGTACAGAGAGGAGGCAAGGCCAGTAGATCAATGCTAAGCATTCTTGTTCTGGCTCATATTTCACTAGAGTGTGTCCCTTTTCAGGCTGGAGGAAGGCGCAGTTGTATGCAGGTGAGTAACTCAGTTTTCTGTGCCCTTACCCCTTCAGCCTCaactcttcccccttctctgtcaGTGGACCCCATACCAGGACAGGGTGGGTGTCCCTGTTCTCCTTGTCATGTTTGTCGTTTCCTTGTGAAGACTTCAGGGACTCTTCTGGGAAACACAGATCTGCCTCTATTCTGACCAGTCCTCTACTGTAGGTCACTCTTAGGATTAGCAACTTCATCTGAACACACCTTGTTCAACTGATGCTTTTGCTGGTGCAGTGACAAAAGAGTGCTCATTTATAAGGACAGTTGGAACACAGTAATGGCTTTGTAGACCAGAAATTGCTGTCTCTAGAAGATTTCAGATATCATTCTTGCTTGCTTACGATTCAGGTATTCCTAAGGGGATCCTTGGTTCTGAATCCATTTTACCCTGAAATTCCTACATCTTGCGGATCTActtttgattttcctgtttttgtcttgGTCCCCTGGAATGGTGGTCATCATTTGTTTCCTCATGCTCCTTGTCCAAGTTGGGTTTCTTCCTGTAAACTTCCCTGCTTGCTGTGAAAGTAATTGCTTTAAATTGCCTGTTCTGAATCTGAGATCCAGAGCTTCCAGGATATTTATGGACTCCTGGTGGTGGGTCTGAGAGCTACCTGCAATTATATACAAAAtcttatgtgtatgtttgtgtaacagaggaagaagttaaaaaaatttttttttgaaagaactgTAACGTATAATTGTTCACAACCATTATCTCTCCTTTAGGAGAATTGCATGTTTACCTGATGGGCTTGTTACTGGTTTGATTTATCAGGGCAATGTGTGAAGATATGGTAGGAGAAAGTTAGAGGAGTGAAAATTGTTTATCAGAAAAGTTGGGAACAaatcagggaaagaaaagcagtgaggaagagaggagatgaGAAGGGAGTAGAAATCCTGTGATTCCTCTTGGAGAGATTTTGGGTAGCTCAGAGTGGTGGAAGAGAGACCACAAATCATAATCACGGTGGTTTGAGTGTAAAGTACACAGAGGGTGTGCAAAGTTTTTGGGTGCACAAGAAGTAATAAACTCCCTGATACCTCTTTGAGAGATTTCTGAAAAGACTTACAGTATTTTGAGCAGTTTTGAAGTACTTTCTGACTGAGTTTGCTTCTGATCGTGAGACCATCTCAACCTTCCAGTAGCAGTTGGGGCAAGAGTGTGGTGAGGGGGATCCTAAAGCAGTGAAAGGTTATCCAGAACACCACTTAGCACCGGTGTGAGTTAAGAATCTGGGTCCCTTTTGAACCTGTAGtgaggtgtgtatgtgtgtgtgtgcacgcgcgggTGTTTGTCCCAGCTGTTTTGTTCTATGATCATGAACATGGACTATGAGAGCAGACAAGGGGGAGCCAGGGATGCAGGAGACCTGGGGCTAGATGTGTGAGGAAACCGCCCTTAGAGAGTCTCACTGATTCCtgggatttatttattaaaaataaggatcAAATAGTCTTCTTTTAGCATTTCCCCCTTCTCTGATGGATTGAAGTCacgtgtttttatttatttatttaattttatttccaaacatttatttatttttttggacagaggagagacagagcatgaacgggggaggggcagatagagagggagaacacagaatctaaacaggctccaggctctgagccatcagcccagagcctgatgcggggctcgaactcgccgaccgcgggatcgtgacctggctgaagtcggagatacgctaactgactgcgccaccagcaggtgcccctgaagtgcATGTGTTTTAATGTATACCTtgtatacctttttattttgtaaggacAGATACCTATTACAGTAGAATCAATATTTGCATATTGGTCAGCTTCATAGCGTGAGGTGAAGTAATATCTGATCTCATcgtatttaaaaattgaaaaataatttttcaatgccATGAATAAGGGGGCCTAGGACATGACCATATTTGGGTACCTACTACGTGGGGTTTCTCCTGGTGATTTCGATCTCTCTGAGCAGTTAAGGGGGGAAGCAGATGACTAGACCTGATATTTTTGATTTCCCCTTACATATAGGGATATTTTCCTCCCAATAACCCATGAAAAGGGGAAACAAGTTCATAGTGTCTGTCCTTTCACTAGATGTATGTCTTTCCTGCTTGaacttctgtctctcccttccttgaAACCTCTCCATTGCCTTCTGACTAGGGACAATTTCTCTGATGCTGTGTCCTGAATTCTCCTCGCCCAGGGCTTGTAGTTGTCTTCCAAGTTCAGCTCTGCCAGGTTGTATGGTCTCTACCATGGCTTAGATTCAACCTCCAAGTTCAGTTTAATCAATTCTTTAGAAATAAATGGAGGCCTCAGAATTTTTTATCTCCCCAATTCTTCTCAAAAAAACCTAGCTTTCAGGATAGATGTGTGGCTAAGGATTCTTGAGAAAGCATAATATGATGGTGAAATCTGGGTCTAGAGCTTTCTTTTCAGGTTGTTATCCAGCCTCTCAGTGGTTAAGTTTTATAGCTGGGCTTTTCATGGGAAGGCTGTAGCATGATGgctgttgttgtgtgtgtgtgtgtgtgtgtgtggtgtgtaaaagaaataaatgcttcaGTTGAATTGTTTCCCAGCGATTTTTCCAAAAGATAtcaacactggggcgcctgggtagggCGCAGTCGTTAGCGTccagactgcagccaggtcacgactcgccggtccgggagttcgagcccgcgtcaggctctgggctgatgagctcggagcctgtagcTGTTTCAATctggtcccctctctctctgaccctccctgtttacgctctgtctctctctgtcccaaaaaaaataaacgttgaaaaaaaaattaaaaaaaaaacaaaaaaaagatatcGCCATGATATGTACAGTCACCTCAAATCTCTGATTTGTTGTCACATTTGTGAAATATGGTTCTCTTGTAGACTGGCGGAAGGAGAAGTTCCAGGCCTGTGAGTTACTTCTCATTCTTTCTGGGTACTCCTACTGCTGCCCCATGGCCTCTGATGTCTCCTTTAGCTTGCTGTGGTGATACAAATGCTGGCACCATCAATGGTTGTGCAGTGGGATGGGGCAGTGAAAGTCACATAGCTGAGCTTAGTGGATGTGACTGATGTTGGATTCTAAATAGATATCTTTCAGTCCTTGAGTCCAGACTAGTCCTCAAGTTCCCTGTGACCCATCTAACCCTCAGATCAGTCTTATGCTTACTTCTCCTGCTTGGAGAGCTGTGTACTTGAGTCACAAGACTCTCATCTCAGGAGGCTTAGCCCTTCCCATATGCAACTAGGTGtctgagggtggtggtggtggttgtgtgcCCTTGttatggggcaggggaaggtctTGCATGATTGGCAACTCTCTCTGCAGTGTCTGTCACTCTGGATCCAGCGTCTGCAGATCCGCACCTTGCTGTCTCTGGTGGACAGACTAGTGTGACCTTGGAGGACACAACTGAGGACCCAGAAAGACGCTGTAGCATCTTGGGCCAGGAGGCCATCACATCAGGGCGCTGTTACTGGGAGGTGGAGATCAGGAGTGGAAACAGAAGCGAGTGGGGTCTGGGGGTCTGTAGGGGAGGTGTGGAGAGGAAAGGCTGGTACAAAGAGGACCCAGAAGTGGGGTTCTGGGTTCTGAGGTGGTACGGAGGTAAATTATATGCCATTCTCCTCTCTGAGCATCAGGAAATCTGTGATGAAGTTCCCCACAGGGTGGGTGTTTTCTTAGACCTCAAAGAAGGGGATGTCTCCTTCTATAACATGACTGATGGATCtcaccttttctccttccctctaaCTTCCTCCACTGGGACTCTGTTTCCATACTTCATGATTCAGTCAGGAGATGTGTCCCTGACCATCTGCTCTGTGGTGGGTGTGCCTGCAGAGACCCCTGTGCCCCTTAACAATCCTCCTTCTTCTTTGGAGGAACCTGTAAGCCTCTCAGGGGATGGGTTCAGCTCAGGCTCTGCTGTTGATGGTGCTCTCCCAGGGGCCGACTCTCCATTACTCCCCTATGGCCCTGAGGCTATGTGACCATAGGACCCCAACACTGTCCCAGACTCCTTATGGTGGCTCTTTCTGGAGCTTCACATTCCTTGAGACAAAAGCCTCTGAGGTCAGTCCTGGATGACCTGGTGTCTTGCACTCTTGCTCTGGATGCAGTCTCCTGGGGTATGGCTATGAGAACACTCAGTTCATGCCTTATGCTAAGGCAACAGAAGATAATAGTTGACTGAGCTGG encodes:
- the LOC122478257 gene encoding butyrophilin-like protein 1; its protein translation is MEDCCRGSLLSCLTSLLLFFQLPAGGSAEEFVVIGPSDPIVAVLGGNVTLPCHVSPAMDVENMELRWFRSKFSEVVFIYENQQEQKEEQLAQYTGRTSLVKDFLSQGEATVRIHKVQASDNGLYTCFFRKGSFYEEASLELKVAGVGSVPQVHITGPEEDGVRVVCTASGWFPKPQIQWRAANGEKFLTFSETHAQDTEGLFSVESALVVRDSSSGNMTCSVLNPVLDQKKAMAIFIPGHPSFPQASPWKPAFIVSLVVLMLSLLGAAYYIKTEHTVKRQEMQEWERLHRDKEEARRTKEEALKARDELQEDLGRRKSIYLGGWRKAQLYADWRKEKFQALSVTLDPASADPHLAVSGGQTSVTLEDTTEDPERRCSILGQEAITSGRCYWEVEIRSGNRSEWGLGVCRGGVERKGWYKEDPEVGFWVLRWYGGKLYAILLSEHQEICDEVPHRVGVFLDLKEGDVSFYNMTDGSHLFSFPLTSSTGTLFPYFMIQSGDVSLTICSVVGVPAETPVPLNNPPSSLEEPVSLSGDGFSSGSAVDGALPGADSPLLPYGPEAM